In Ascaphus truei isolate aAscTru1 chromosome 21, aAscTru1.hap1, whole genome shotgun sequence, one DNA window encodes the following:
- the EDF1 gene encoding endothelial differentiation-related factor 1 produces MAESDWDTVTVLRKKGPTAAQSKSKQAITSAQRRGEDVETSKKWSAGQNKQHTITKNTAKLDRETEELHHDRISLEVGKVIQQGRQNGGLTQKDLATKINEKPQVIADYECGKAIPSNQVMGKIERAIGLKLRGRDIGKPLEALPKK; encoded by the exons ATGGCCGAGAGCGACTGGGATACGGTGACCGTGCTGAGGAAGAAGGGCCCGACTGCTGCGCAGTCCAAGTCCAAACAg GCAATTACATCTGCACAAAGAAGAGGGGAAGATGTAGAGACTtcaaaaaaat GGTCAGCTGGACAGAACAAGCAGCACACAATTACAAAGAATACAGCCAAGCTCGACCGAGAAACAGAAGAACTTCACCATGACAGAATCTCATTAGAGGTGGGAAAAGTCATCCAGCAGGGCAGGCAGAACGGAGGGTTAACCCAGAAGGACTTGGCCACG aaaattaatgaaaaGCCGCAGGTGATTGCAGATTATGAATGCGGAAAGGCTATTCCCAGCAACCAGGTCATGGGCAAGATTGAAAGAGCCATAG GCCTAAAACTGCGTGGAAGAGACATTGGAAAACCACTCGAAGCTCTtccaaaaaaatga